From Besnoitia besnoiti strain Bb-Ger1 chromosome X, whole genome shotgun sequence, one genomic window encodes:
- a CDS encoding hypothetical protein (encoded by transcript BESB_016260): MLDSLMGRDRNACGSNRKGDYSFKDEEVCKFYLLDYCPHELFPNTRSDLGPCPKEHRPDLKEAFEKDENHDYYKALYEQEFMKFLKRLVDQMESRIKRVQQRIDANNTAAELDKDTTEKVNAVNAQISELLKKQDDAGAKGEIDVAEKLNEEVALLQREVQRLKNPHADIATIRESQLRVCAVCGALQSAGDALCRYESHASGKQHRGFEKIRSSLAKLVETESEREALLNKHPLHAGGSRGYSGGASSGSAYSRERHSAGGSGANSVPVADRASYHGGGADERRRGPPGGGRSGGEEEPPPRRTVEIATTARMDPATDTKAAGTATATTAAAGAAATKTSAGVSASSPESVAAAAAGTTTTGKADAAKARGPAAGWHRTAAEARSTKTADTAAGTATASVSARETETVGATGGERRAMRCASRATTGRRSRTATKRAPTAVGTTAGGPPGNGATAETTAGTAKAARVKRTTSESAATASGREADRRTGAVAATASAAARAEATPGRGGSASEASAAESATGTASAERQGARPTTTGWSGRREGGAMRQRKTVRTTGGKTAGATTRPIDGTVRPERTRERWKMERTTRRNRGRCFAGKSEMRRARRRVEAKRKMREKEKLRTEARIEGTASWRVHSRRPVVDDAKRPWKHEGREDLQEQQKADGVRRLQGEMRIEGAERGRGGRGGERGRWTWKSTEKDKTEAWGVRRFPHFLAHICLAIWRGRPVTLPWWRGGLSPYAFQQRAHLRDGTFPLSSEQNAPAEARVLHVHVRVIYVRRCTYSCASMCMCAFLCLPVWCGATMPAGVSLRLSARFSRCV, from the exons ATGCTCGACTCCCTCATGGGGCGTGACCGCAACGCATGCGGCAGCAATCGGAAGGGCGACTACTCCTTCAAGGACGAAGAG GTCTGCAAGTTCTACCTGCTTGACTACTGCCCCCACGAGCTGTTCCCTAACACACGCAGCGATCTAGGCCC GTGCCCGAAGGAGCATCGACCGGACCTGAAGGAAGCGTTTGAGAAGGACGAGAATCATGACTATTACAAAGCCCTCTACGAACAAGAATTCATGA AGTTTTTGAAGCGGCTGGTGGATCAGATGGAGAGCCGCATCAagcgcgtgcagcagcggaTCGACGCCAACAACACGGCCGCCGAGCTTGACAAAGACACCACCGAAAA AGTCAATGCCGTGAATGCACAGATTTCTGAACTCCTGAAGAAAcaagacgacgcaggcgccaag GGCGAGATCGACGTCGCGGAGAAGTTGAACGAAGAAGTggcgctcctgcagcgcgaagTTCAGCGGCTGAAAAACCCCCACGCGGACATTGCGACCATTCGCGAGAGTCAGCTGAGA GTCTGCgcagtctgcggcgcgcttcaaagcgccggcgacgcgctctGCCGGTACGAGAGCCACGCGAGCGGAAAGCAGCATCGAGGCTTTGAGAAGATTCGTTCGTCGCTCGCCAAGCTCGTGGAgacggagagcgagcgcgaggcgctcctgAACAAGCACCCGCTGCAcgctggcggctcgcgcggctacagcggcggcgcctcctcggggtCGGCTTATAGTCGGGAGCGGCACAGCGCAGGCGGGTCGGGCGCGAACAGCGTCCCTGTGGCCGACCGCGCGAGCTACcatggcggcggcgcggacgaacgccggcgcggtccccccggcggcggtcgctcggggggggaggaggagcctcctcctcggcgtaCAGTCGAGATCGCTACAACGGCGCGAATGGATCCAGCCACAGATACGAAGGCAGCAGGTACAGCGACAGCCACtacagccgcggcgggcgcggcggcgacgaagacgagcgccggcgtgagcgcgtcctctccggagagcgtggcggcggcggccgcaggtaCTACGACGACCGGCAAagcggacgcggcgaaggcgcgcggcccgGCGGCGGGATGGCACCGtacggcggcagaggcgcgttccacgaagacggcggatACCGCAGCAGGTacagcgaccgcgagcgtgagcgcgcgagagaccgAGACGGTGGGCGCTACCGGTGGCGAGAGGAGAGCCATGCGatgcgcgagccgcgccacgACCGGAAGGAGGAGCCGCACGGCTACGAAGAGAGCTCCTACCGCGGTCGGGACGACGGCCGGCGGGCCTCCAGGGAACGGCGCGACCGCAGAGACTACGGCCGGTacagcgaaggccgcgagggTGAAGAGGACTacgagcgagagcgccgcgaccgcgagcggacgcgaagcagacaggcGAACAGGAGCCGtagcagcgacggcgagcgccgccgcgagagcggaggcgactcCAGGGAGGggcggaagcgcgagcgaggcgagcgcagcagagagcgcgacggggaccgcgagcgcagagaggcagggcgcgaggccgacgacgacagGCTGGAgcgggagaagagaaggcggtGCGAtgaggcagcggaagacggTCAGGACGACCGGCGGAAAGACCGCGGGGGCTACAACGCGGCCTATCGACGGGACAGTCCGCCCAGAGAGGACTCGCGAAAGATGGAAAATGgagcggacgacgcggagaaaccgcggtcgctgcttcgcgggGAAGAGCGAgatgcggcgcgcgagaaggagagtagaagcgaagagaaagatgagagagaaagagaaattGAGAACGGAAGCGAGGATTGAGGGAACGGCTTCATGGAGGGTGCACAGCCGCAGGCCGGTAGTCGATGATGCGAAAAGGCCATGGAAACACGAAGGGAGGGAGGATCTCCAggagcagcagaaagcgGACGGTGTGCGGAGGTTGCAAGGCGAAATGAGAATCgagggagcggagagagggagagggggccgcggcggagaaagaggacgGTGGACGTGGAAGTCCACAGAAAAAGACAAGACGGAGGCGTGGGGAGTGAGGAGGTTTCCACATTTTTTGGCGCATATTTGTTTGGCTATCTGGCGAGGGAGGCCGGTGACGCTGCCAtggtggcgcggcggccttaGCCCTTATGCTTTCCAGCAGCGCGCTCATCTCAGGGATGGCACCTTTCCGTTGTCGTCTGAACAGAATGCCCCTGCAGAGGCCAGGGTTCTCCACGTGCATGTGCGAGTCATCTACGTGCGCCGCTGTACGTACAGCTGCGCGtctatgtgtatgtgtgcatTTCTTTGTTTGCCTGTGTGGTGCGGTGCGACGATGCCAGCGGGCGTCTCTCTACGCCTATCCGCGCGCTTTTCGCGGTGCGTTTag